A portion of the Pseudomonas koreensis genome contains these proteins:
- a CDS encoding ATP-binding protein, translating to MKIREIHISRLGVLGTQSFDFSDEWSGETASRILISGPNGCGKTTLISVVAIMWNMFGFWLNKRAKSTAAQTEAMLKAFGYGSVVLVLEDLPYLKEKLLLVNGDENSIGQIKKAWPGAAVVGELMQFDKKKIVSHVLELPQEEEWFTQWTLERQRMLVSPEPSRIPNLIFLDADSRRWVVAKGKRGEIKPEVLQQRWISRYRPTERGDGQLEESLLSVKTASNAMFERIVDAMNGFLVGKLILKTVVLGENRIQVLTEDGEIITLDDLSSGEHQVLILLFQLGRWMEKGGIVLIDEPDLYLHPSLAISLLARIEQIVDDNGGQLIITSHMPDVWSRYETVGHRVLLGGTDES from the coding sequence ATGAAAATTCGTGAGATTCATATATCAAGGCTTGGCGTGCTAGGTACCCAGTCTTTTGATTTTTCAGATGAGTGGAGTGGCGAAACGGCTAGTCGTATACTGATTAGTGGTCCGAATGGTTGCGGTAAGACAACGCTTATCAGTGTAGTCGCAATTATGTGGAATATGTTTGGCTTCTGGCTGAATAAGCGAGCCAAATCAACTGCTGCGCAAACCGAGGCGATGTTGAAAGCTTTTGGTTATGGAAGCGTAGTGTTAGTTCTAGAGGATTTGCCGTACTTGAAGGAAAAGCTTCTATTGGTGAACGGCGATGAAAACTCTATAGGGCAAATAAAAAAAGCTTGGCCCGGCGCAGCGGTTGTCGGCGAATTAATGCAATTTGATAAAAAGAAAATAGTTTCTCATGTGTTGGAGCTTCCTCAGGAGGAAGAATGGTTTACTCAATGGACGCTTGAACGACAAAGAATGTTGGTTTCTCCAGAACCCAGCAGGATACCAAATCTGATTTTCTTGGATGCGGATAGTCGTAGGTGGGTTGTAGCGAAGGGGAAGCGTGGTGAAATAAAACCTGAGGTCCTACAGCAGCGTTGGATATCCCGTTATAGACCTACCGAAAGAGGTGATGGCCAACTGGAGGAATCTTTGCTCTCAGTGAAGACAGCATCCAATGCGATGTTTGAACGAATTGTTGATGCAATGAATGGATTTCTAGTCGGGAAATTGATACTGAAAACCGTGGTCCTAGGTGAAAATAGAATTCAGGTACTTACAGAAGACGGAGAAATAATAACTCTAGATGATTTGAGCTCTGGAGAACACCAGGTATTAATTTTGCTTTTTCAGTTGGGTCGCTGGATGGAGAAAGGCGGAATTGTACTGATAGATGAGCCTGATCTGTATTTGCATCCTTCTTTGGCAATAAGTTTGCTCGCCCGGATTGAACAGATTGTCGATGATAACGGTGGTCAGTTAATTATAACTTCACACATGCCTGATGTGTGGAGTCGTTATGAAACCGTTGGTCATCGTGTTCTGCTCGGAGGTACTGATGAGTCCTGA
- a CDS encoding DUF4435 domain-containing protein, with amino-acid sequence MKPLVIVFCSEVLMSPEEQRKKIIERYAPNHSKSIFLVEGVDDVEAMSLLLNAFHVQDWERNWVVVSAGNKRRVRELLSLERSWLGLVDRDEWDSVMLARYSLELPNLIILPRFCIENYLIVPDEIWLALPERQRAKIGGDKQLFDNRILSALPSYVRHGVAWKVVTPLWEGLRARGFKESLASFESLATVQNDGDILNILNQWDAYLEPQRIMSDFQTMLTTALQSSVTMQLKDYVHGKLFWERQVNEAMNQFFGQMSAKERRTKILAHIPTLPEDLLPILSRLE; translated from the coding sequence ATGAAACCGTTGGTCATCGTGTTCTGCTCGGAGGTACTGATGAGTCCTGAGGAGCAGAGAAAAAAAATAATTGAGCGTTACGCGCCAAACCATAGTAAATCCATTTTTCTAGTAGAGGGCGTCGATGATGTTGAGGCGATGTCTTTATTGTTGAATGCTTTTCATGTTCAGGATTGGGAGCGCAACTGGGTAGTGGTTTCTGCCGGAAATAAGCGGCGTGTTCGGGAGTTGCTGTCTCTGGAGCGAAGCTGGTTAGGCCTTGTCGATAGAGATGAGTGGGACTCTGTCATGCTGGCGAGATATTCGCTTGAATTGCCGAATCTTATTATACTCCCACGATTTTGTATTGAAAATTATCTAATTGTTCCTGACGAGATTTGGCTGGCTTTACCAGAGAGGCAGCGAGCAAAAATTGGCGGTGATAAACAGTTATTTGATAACAGGATCTTGAGTGCTTTGCCCTCATATGTCAGACATGGCGTTGCATGGAAAGTTGTAACTCCCCTTTGGGAGGGGCTGCGAGCCAGGGGCTTCAAAGAAAGCTTGGCATCATTTGAAAGCTTGGCCACCGTCCAAAATGATGGTGATATTTTAAATATACTGAATCAATGGGATGCTTATCTAGAACCACAGAGAATCATGTCTGATTTTCAGACGATGCTTACGACAGCTCTGCAGTCCTCAGTTACAATGCAATTGAAGGACTATGTCCACGGAAAACTTTTCTGGGAACGTCAAGTTAACGAGGCAATGAATCAATTTTTCGGTCAAATGAGTGCAAAAGAACGCCGCACCAAAATTCTCGCGCATATTCCCACGTTGCCGGAAGATTTGCTTCCTATATTGAGTCGGCTTGAGTAG
- a CDS encoding type III PLP-dependent enzyme → MSIQVEDYFARATFDKMKAFADKQETPFVVIDTAMIAQAYDDLRAGFEFAKVYYAVKANPAVEIIDLLKDKGSSFDIASIYELDKVMDRGVSPDRISYGNTIKKSKDIRYFFDKGVRLFSTDSEADLRNIAKAAPGSKVYVRILTEGSTTADWPLSRKFGCQTDMAMDLLILARDLGLVPYGISFHVGSQQRDISVWDAAIAKVKVIFERLKEEDGIHLKLINMGGGFPANYITRTNSLETYAEEIIRFLKEDFGDDLPEIILEPGRSLIANAGILVSEVVLVARKSRTAVERWVYTDVGKFSGLIETMDEAIKFPIWTEKKGEMEEVVIAGPTCDSADIMYENYKYGLPLNLAIGDRLYWLSTGAYTTSYSAVEFNGFPPLKSFYV, encoded by the coding sequence ATGTCGATCCAGGTCGAAGACTATTTCGCGCGCGCTACATTCGACAAAATGAAGGCGTTCGCCGACAAACAGGAAACCCCGTTCGTGGTGATCGACACCGCGATGATCGCCCAGGCCTACGATGACCTGCGCGCCGGTTTCGAATTCGCCAAGGTCTACTATGCGGTCAAGGCCAACCCTGCCGTCGAGATCATCGACCTGCTCAAAGACAAGGGTTCGAGCTTCGACATCGCCTCGATCTACGAGCTGGACAAAGTGATGGATCGCGGCGTCAGCCCGGACCGCATCAGCTACGGCAACACCATCAAGAAATCCAAGGACATCCGCTACTTCTTTGATAAGGGTGTGCGTCTGTTCTCCACCGACTCCGAAGCCGACCTGCGCAACATCGCCAAGGCTGCACCGGGTTCGAAAGTCTATGTACGTATTCTGACTGAAGGCTCGACCACGGCTGACTGGCCGCTGTCGCGCAAGTTCGGCTGCCAGACCGACATGGCCATGGACCTGCTGATCCTCGCCCGTGACCTCGGTCTGGTGCCGTACGGCATCTCCTTCCACGTCGGCTCGCAACAGCGCGACATCAGCGTCTGGGACGCGGCGATCGCCAAGGTCAAAGTGATCTTCGAGCGCCTGAAAGAAGAAGACGGCATTCATCTGAAGCTGATCAACATGGGCGGTGGCTTCCCGGCCAACTACATCACCCGCACCAACAGCCTGGAAACCTACGCCGAAGAAATCATCCGCTTCCTCAAGGAAGACTTCGGTGATGATCTGCCGGAAATCATCCTCGAGCCGGGCCGTTCGCTGATCGCCAACGCCGGCATCCTGGTCAGCGAAGTGGTGCTGGTTGCGCGCAAATCGCGCACCGCTGTCGAGCGCTGGGTGTACACCGATGTGGGCAAGTTCTCCGGCCTGATCGAAACCATGGACGAAGCGATCAAGTTCCCGATCTGGACCGAGAAGAAAGGCGAGATGGAAGAAGTCGTCATCGCCGGCCCGACCTGCGACAGCGCCGACATCATGTATGAGAACTACAAGTACGGTCTGCCGCTGAACCTGGCGATTGGTGATCGTCTGTACTGGTTGTCGACCGGTGCTTATACAACCAGTTACAGCGCGGTTGAGTTCAACGGGTTTCCGCCGTTGAAGTCGTTTTACGTGTAA
- a CDS encoding osmoprotectant ABC transporter ATP-binding protein OsmV translates to MIELQNLSKTFQSNGKDVKAVDSVSLTVNEGEICVFLGPSGCGKSTTLKMINRLIKPTSGKILINGEDTTDLDEVTLRRNIGYVIQQIGLFPNMTIEENIVVVPKLLGWDKQKCHDRARELMSMIKLEPKQYLHRYPRELSGGQQQRIGVIRALAADAPLLLMDEPFGAVDPINREMIQNEFFEMQRALNKTVIMVSHDIDEAIKLGDKIAIFRAGKLLQIDHPDTLLAHPADDFVSSFVGQDSTLKRLLLVKAEDAADNAPSVSPETPVADALELMDEHDRRYVVVTCAENKALGYVRRRDLHRQTGTCAQFLREFNATAAYDEHLRILLSRMYEFNRAWLPVMDAERVFLGEVTQESIAAYLSSGRSRGMKTNIVSPAETVVA, encoded by the coding sequence ATGATCGAACTTCAAAACCTCAGCAAGACCTTCCAAAGCAACGGCAAAGATGTCAAAGCCGTGGACTCGGTAAGCCTGACCGTCAATGAAGGCGAGATCTGCGTGTTCCTCGGGCCATCGGGTTGCGGCAAAAGCACCACGCTGAAAATGATCAACCGCCTGATCAAACCGACTTCGGGCAAGATCCTCATCAACGGCGAAGACACCACCGATCTCGACGAAGTGACCCTGCGCCGCAACATCGGCTATGTGATCCAGCAGATCGGTCTGTTCCCGAACATGACCATCGAAGAGAACATCGTCGTCGTGCCGAAGCTGCTCGGCTGGGACAAACAGAAATGCCACGACCGCGCTCGCGAACTGATGAGCATGATCAAGCTCGAGCCCAAGCAGTATCTGCATCGTTATCCGCGGGAACTGTCCGGTGGTCAGCAACAGCGGATCGGCGTGATCCGTGCATTGGCGGCAGATGCCCCGCTGCTGTTGATGGACGAACCGTTCGGCGCGGTCGACCCGATCAACCGCGAGATGATTCAGAACGAGTTCTTCGAGATGCAGCGCGCGCTGAACAAGACCGTGATCATGGTCAGCCACGATATCGACGAAGCCATCAAGCTGGGCGACAAGATCGCCATCTTCCGCGCCGGCAAGCTACTGCAGATCGATCATCCGGACACCCTGCTCGCGCATCCGGCAGACGACTTTGTCAGCAGTTTCGTCGGCCAGGACAGCACGCTCAAACGTCTGTTGTTGGTGAAGGCGGAAGATGCGGCGGACAACGCGCCGTCGGTGAGCCCTGAGACGCCAGTGGCCGATGCGCTGGAATTGATGGACGAGCACGACCGTCGCTATGTCGTGGTCACTTGTGCCGAGAACAAGGCACTGGGTTATGTGCGCCGTCGCGACCTGCACCGCCAGACCGGCACCTGCGCGCAATTCCTCCGTGAATTCAACGCCACGGCGGCGTACGACGAGCACCTGCGCATCCTGCTGTCGCGCATGTATGAGTTCAACCGCGCCTGGTTGCCGGTGATGGACGCCGAACGGGTGTTCCTCGGCGAGGTGACGCAGGAGTCGATTGCGGCATACCTGAGCTCGGGACGTTCGCGAGGGATGAAGACCAATATCGTCTCGCCGGCTGAGACAGTAGTGGCTTGA
- a CDS encoding ABC transporter permease, with the protein MEFLNAFSHLDWQQVMHLTWQHITLVGIAVTLAIVIGVPLGILMTRFPSLAGPLQASATVLLTVPSIALFGLLLPFYSKFGQGLGPLPAITAVFLYSLLPIMRNTYLALTGVEPGIREAARGIGMTFGQRLRMVELPIAVPVILAGVRTAVVMNIGVMTIAATIGAGGLGVLILASISRSDMSMLIVGALLVSLLAIFADLVLQWLQRSLTPKGLLK; encoded by the coding sequence ATGGAATTTCTGAACGCCTTTTCCCATCTCGACTGGCAGCAGGTGATGCACCTGACCTGGCAGCACATCACCCTGGTCGGCATCGCCGTGACCCTGGCGATCGTCATCGGCGTGCCGCTGGGCATTCTGATGACGCGCTTTCCGAGCCTCGCCGGCCCCTTGCAGGCCAGCGCCACGGTGCTGCTGACCGTGCCGTCGATTGCCCTGTTCGGCCTGCTGCTGCCGTTCTACTCCAAGTTCGGCCAGGGCCTGGGGCCGCTGCCGGCGATCACCGCAGTGTTCCTTTATTCGTTGCTGCCGATCATGCGCAACACCTATCTCGCCCTGACTGGCGTTGAACCGGGCATCCGTGAAGCTGCACGGGGTATCGGCATGACCTTCGGCCAGCGCCTGCGCATGGTTGAACTGCCGATTGCGGTGCCGGTGATCCTCGCCGGTGTGCGTACCGCCGTGGTGATGAACATCGGCGTAATGACCATCGCCGCGACCATCGGCGCCGGCGGCCTCGGTGTGTTGATCCTCGCCTCCATCAGCCGCAGTGACATGTCGATGCTTATCGTCGGCGCGCTGCTGGTCAGTCTTCTGGCGATTTTCGCCGATCTCGTTTTGCAGTGGCTGCAACGCTCGCTGACTCCAAAAGGACTCCTGAAATGA
- a CDS encoding glycine betaine ABC transporter substrate-binding protein codes for MKRLSLIVGCLMLFAGIAQAAEKPLIRLGARVFTEQTLLAEITAQYLRSKGYDAQITGGLGSNLARSAHESGQLDLLWEYTGVSLVAYNHVTEKLDSAQSYARVKELDAKKGLIWLTPSKFSNTYALALPKKVAEEYPQIGNISQLNEVLRAEAKTNHLVALDTEFANRSDGLDGMVKLYDMNLTRKNIRQMDAGLVYTALRNGQVFAGLVYTTDGRLNAFGLKLLEDDKHYFPDYTAAPVVRQATLDANPKLAEQLKPLAELFDDETMRQLNARVDVDHESPSSVAADFLRQHPLN; via the coding sequence ATGAAACGACTTAGCTTGATCGTAGGCTGCCTCATGCTGTTCGCAGGAATCGCGCAAGCCGCTGAAAAACCGCTCATCCGCCTCGGCGCGCGCGTATTCACCGAGCAGACCCTGCTCGCCGAAATCACCGCGCAATACCTGCGCAGCAAAGGCTACGACGCGCAGATCACTGGCGGTCTGGGCAGCAACCTCGCTCGCAGCGCCCACGAAAGCGGCCAGTTGGACCTGCTCTGGGAATACACCGGCGTGTCGCTGGTAGCCTACAACCACGTCACGGAAAAACTCGACAGCGCGCAGTCCTACGCCCGGGTCAAAGAACTCGACGCAAAAAAAGGCCTGATCTGGCTGACGCCGTCGAAATTCAGCAACACCTACGCCCTCGCCCTCCCCAAGAAAGTGGCTGAGGAATATCCGCAGATCGGCAACATCAGCCAGCTCAACGAAGTGCTGCGCGCCGAGGCCAAGACCAATCATCTGGTGGCGCTGGATACCGAGTTCGCCAACCGCTCGGACGGTCTCGACGGCATGGTCAAGCTCTACGACATGAACCTGACCCGCAAGAACATCCGTCAGATGGACGCCGGCCTGGTCTACACCGCGCTGCGCAACGGTCAGGTGTTTGCCGGTCTGGTCTACACCACCGATGGCCGGCTCAATGCGTTCGGCCTGAAGTTGCTGGAAGACGACAAGCATTACTTCCCCGACTACACCGCAGCTCCCGTAGTGCGTCAGGCCACGCTGGACGCCAATCCGAAACTGGCCGAGCAACTCAAGCCGCTGGCTGAACTGTTCGATGACGAAACCATGCGCCAGCTCAACGCGCGGGTGGATGTCGATCACGAAAGCCCATCGTCCGTTGCCGCCGATTTCCTGCGCCAGCATCCACTGAATTAA
- a CDS encoding ABC transporter permease: MGGAVVIALLALLVHWIGINTIEHYRDDLLFYLQAHLILVLASMLAALVVGIPAGIFLSRPTMVGRAERFMQIFNIGNTVPPLAVLAIALGILGIGSGPAIFALFLASLLPIVRNTYEGLKNVQGSLKEAAVGIGMTPRQVLWKVELPNAVPIIVGGVRVALAINVGTAPLAFLIGANSLGSLIFPGIALNNQPQLLLGAACTALLALLLDGVVTLASRLWLERGLRPS, encoded by the coding sequence ATGGGAGGTGCGGTGGTGATCGCGCTCCTGGCCCTGCTGGTCCACTGGATCGGCATCAACACGATCGAACACTACCGCGACGATTTGTTGTTTTACCTGCAAGCTCATCTGATTCTTGTCCTCGCTTCCATGCTGGCCGCCCTTGTCGTGGGCATCCCCGCCGGCATCTTCCTCAGCCGCCCGACCATGGTCGGCCGCGCCGAACGCTTCATGCAGATCTTCAATATCGGCAACACCGTGCCACCGCTGGCCGTGCTCGCGATCGCGCTGGGCATCCTCGGCATCGGCAGTGGCCCGGCAATCTTTGCGCTGTTCCTCGCCTCCCTGTTGCCGATCGTGCGCAACACCTACGAAGGCCTGAAAAATGTGCAGGGCTCGCTGAAAGAAGCCGCAGTCGGCATCGGCATGACCCCGCGCCAAGTGCTGTGGAAAGTCGAATTGCCCAACGCCGTGCCGATCATCGTCGGTGGCGTGCGTGTCGCTCTGGCCATCAACGTCGGCACCGCGCCGCTGGCGTTCCTGATCGGCGCCAACAGCCTCGGCAGCCTGATCTTCCCCGGCATCGCCCTGAACAATCAGCCGCAACTGCTGCTCGGCGCCGCGTGCACCGCGCTGCTGGCGCTGCTGCTCGATGGCGTGGTCACCCTCGCCAGCCGTCTCTGGCTGGAACGCGGTTTGCGCCCGTCTTAA
- a CDS encoding peptide chain release factor 3 codes for MTQQAAEVAKRRTFAIISHPDAGKTTITEKLLLMGKAIAVAGTVKSRKSDRHATSDWMEMEKQRGISITTSVMQFPYREHMINLLDTPGHEDFSEDTYRTLTAVDSALMVLDGGKGVEPRTIALMDVCRLRDTPIVSFINKLDRDIRDPIELLDEIEAVLKIKAAPITWPIGCYRDFKGVYHLADDYIIVYTAGHGHERTETKIIEKLDSDEARAHLGDEYERFIEQLELVQGACHEFNQQEFLDGQLTPVFFGTALGNFGVDHVLDAVVDWAPRPLARVANERTVEPVEEKFSGFIFKIQANMDPKHRDRIAFMRICSGKYEKGMKMRHVRTGKDVRIGDALTFFSSEREQLEEAYAGDIIGLHNHGTIQIGDTFSEGEVLGFTGIPHFAPELFRRVRLRDPLKSKQLRQGLQQLAEEGATQVFFPERSNDIILGAVGVLQFDVVASRLKEEYKVECSYEPITVYSARWIECDDKKKLEEFSNKAVENLALDGGGHLTYLAPTRVNLALMEERWPDVKFRATREHH; via the coding sequence ATGACCCAACAGGCCGCCGAAGTCGCGAAACGCCGCACTTTCGCCATTATTTCCCACCCCGATGCCGGTAAAACCACGATCACCGAAAAGCTCCTGTTGATGGGCAAGGCGATCGCAGTGGCCGGTACGGTGAAATCCCGCAAATCCGATCGCCATGCGACATCCGACTGGATGGAGATGGAGAAGCAGCGGGGTATTTCCATTACCACGTCGGTCATGCAGTTCCCCTATCGCGAACACATGATCAACCTGCTCGACACCCCGGGCCACGAAGACTTCTCCGAAGATACCTACCGCACCCTGACAGCGGTGGACTCGGCGTTGATGGTTCTCGACGGCGGTAAAGGTGTCGAGCCACGGACCATTGCGCTGATGGACGTCTGCCGTCTGCGTGATACGCCGATCGTCAGCTTCATCAACAAACTCGACCGTGACATCCGCGACCCGATCGAACTGCTCGACGAAATCGAAGCCGTTCTGAAGATCAAGGCTGCGCCGATCACCTGGCCGATCGGTTGCTATCGCGACTTCAAGGGCGTGTACCACCTGGCTGACGACTACATCATCGTCTACACCGCCGGTCATGGCCACGAACGCACCGAAACCAAGATCATCGAAAAACTCGACTCCGACGAGGCGCGCGCGCACTTGGGCGATGAGTACGAGCGCTTCATCGAACAGCTGGAACTGGTGCAGGGCGCCTGCCACGAATTCAACCAGCAGGAATTCCTCGACGGTCAACTGACCCCGGTGTTCTTCGGTACCGCGCTGGGCAATTTTGGTGTCGACCACGTGCTCGATGCTGTCGTCGATTGGGCGCCGCGTCCGCTGGCCCGGGTGGCCAACGAACGCACCGTCGAGCCGGTGGAAGAGAAGTTCTCGGGCTTCATCTTCAAGATCCAGGCGAACATGGACCCGAAACACCGCGACCGCATCGCCTTCATGCGTATCTGCTCCGGCAAGTACGAAAAAGGCATGAAGATGCGCCACGTACGCACCGGCAAGGACGTGCGCATCGGCGACGCCCTGACGTTCTTCTCCTCCGAGCGTGAACAGCTCGAAGAGGCCTACGCCGGCGACATCATCGGTCTGCACAACCACGGCACGATCCAGATCGGCGACACCTTCAGCGAAGGCGAAGTCCTCGGTTTCACCGGTATTCCGCACTTCGCCCCGGAACTGTTCCGTCGCGTGCGTCTGCGTGATCCGCTGAAATCCAAGCAGTTGCGTCAGGGCCTGCAGCAGTTGGCGGAAGAGGGCGCGACCCAGGTGTTCTTCCCCGAGCGCAGCAACGACATCATTCTTGGCGCCGTCGGTGTGCTGCAGTTCGATGTGGTCGCCAGCCGCTTGAAAGAGGAATACAAGGTCGAGTGCTCGTATGAGCCGATCACTGTGTATTCGGCGCGCTGGATCGAGTGCGATGACAAGAAGAAGCTTGAGGAGTTTTCCAACAAGGCGGTGGAGAACCTCGCGCTGGATGGCGGTGGGCATCTGACCTATCTGGCGCCGACGCGGGTGAATCTGGCGTTGATGGAAGAGCGCTGGCCGGATGTGAAATTCCGCGCGACGCGGGAGCATCATTAA
- a CDS encoding MFS transporter → MLKGLTHFLHPTGYFTPMAWVLAALLFINRLSAMVKLFMALYLRQELGLAIETVGWLLSAYGAGLLVGSMLGGWLSDHVRTARLTAALFFVSVWVLMLLGLVTQVPWLAGLLLLSGVIDGAIRTLHQRLIMEYCEVAQRSRAQALSRVARNLGMAAAGVAGGVLAQADFRWVFFVSAAMTMLALLWFVRTTWRRPVLVLEDNSSDGSSVPYRDKPFLWLLAATAVLGIAFDTVYSTLGNYLRDYYHLSTEAIGWQFGLNALLVIALQIPLSHSVERWGWRWQMLVGSVLLACGLGMLPFGSGLAFVCLSTLIWTLGEALFMPPLNVLAMLFAQSGKSGQYFGLFFMSWSASALLSPVLSGQLYGQYGGHSVWLMSALLVLISIPLTWQATRAA, encoded by the coding sequence ATGCTCAAAGGACTGACCCACTTCCTGCACCCCACCGGCTATTTCACCCCCATGGCCTGGGTCCTCGCAGCGCTTTTATTCATCAATCGCCTAAGCGCCATGGTCAAGCTGTTCATGGCGTTGTACCTGCGTCAGGAGTTGGGGCTGGCGATTGAAACCGTCGGCTGGTTGCTCTCGGCGTATGGCGCTGGCTTGCTGGTTGGTTCGATGCTCGGTGGCTGGCTCAGTGATCATGTGCGTACGGCGCGGCTGACGGCGGCGCTGTTTTTCGTTTCGGTGTGGGTGCTGATGCTGTTGGGGCTGGTGACGCAGGTGCCGTGGTTGGCCGGTTTGCTGTTGCTCAGCGGTGTCATCGACGGGGCGATTCGGACGTTGCACCAGCGGCTGATCATGGAGTATTGCGAAGTTGCGCAGCGCTCGCGGGCGCAAGCATTGAGTCGGGTTGCGCGCAATCTGGGCATGGCCGCTGCCGGGGTGGCGGGTGGAGTGTTGGCGCAGGCTGACTTTCGGTGGGTGTTTTTTGTCAGTGCGGCGATGACGATGCTGGCGTTGCTGTGGTTCGTGCGCACGACGTGGCGGCGACCGGTGCTGGTGCTTGAAGACAACTCCTCCGATGGCTCAAGCGTGCCGTATCGGGACAAGCCGTTCCTCTGGCTGCTGGCGGCGACGGCCGTGCTCGGCATTGCATTCGACACGGTGTACAGCACGCTGGGCAATTATCTGCGGGATTATTACCACCTGAGCACGGAAGCGATCGGCTGGCAGTTCGGGCTCAATGCGCTGTTGGTGATCGCTTTGCAAATCCCGCTATCGCACTCGGTGGAGCGTTGGGGCTGGCGTTGGCAGATGCTGGTTGGCAGTGTGCTGTTGGCCTGTGGATTGGGGATGTTGCCGTTCGGTTCCGGCTTGGCTTTTGTCTGTCTGTCGACGCTGATCTGGACGCTGGGCGAGGCGCTGTTCATGCCGCCGTTGAATGTACTGGCAATGCTCTTTGCCCAGAGCGGCAAGAGCGGTCAGTACTTCGGCTTGTTCTTTATGAGCTGGAGCGCCAGCGCGTTGTTGTCGCCGGTGCTCAGCGGTCAGCTCTACGGCCAGTATGGCGGGCACAGCGTGTGGCTGATGAGTGCGCTGCTGGTGTTGATCTCTATTCCGCTGACCTGGCAGGCCACGCGCGCCGCTTAG